From the Brachyspira intermedia PWS/A genome, the window GATTCTATAGCTAAAGAAACAGGAGTAAGAATACTTACATTAAATCCTATAGAATCTTTAAGCGAGGAATATATTAATGCAGGAGAAGATTATTTTTCTGTTATGGAAGATAATCTTGTTTCTTTAACTAATGGGCTTAATTAAGATAATATTATGAGTAAGATTATAGAGTTTAAAAATGTACATTTTGGTTATACTTCAGAAGATATACTTAAATGTATAAGTTTTGATGTGAATAAAGGAGATTTCGTATCTATAATAGGTTCTAATGGTGCAGGAAAGAGTACTATATTGAAACTTATTTTAGGAGAGATTAGCCAATTTAGAGGAAGTATAAAACTATATGAAGAGGATATAAATAAATTCAAAGATTGGAAAAGAATAGGGTATTTGGAGCAGAATGCTTATTCCAAAATTATGAATTTTCCTGCTACTGTATATGAAATAGTTATGTCTAATAACTTTGCCGATATAGGTTTATTTAAATTTCCGAATAAGACTCATCGTATGAAAGTTATAAATGCATTAGAGCTTTTGGGTATGGAAAAGTATAAAAACAGAATGATATCCAAACTTTCAGGCGGACAGATTCAAAGAGTTTTTTTAGCAAGGACATTGATATCTGAACCTGATTTGCTTGTACTTGATGAGCCTACAAATGGTGTGGACAGAGAAACTATTGATTTAATATACAAAATATTACAGGATTTAAATAAAGAAAAGAAAGTAACTATAATAATGGTTACGCATGATGTAGAGAAGATGTCTAATATATCTAACAGGGTATTTTGTTTTGAAGAAGGTTCTTTAGTAGAGCTTGAAAAGAAACAAATATATGATGAGCTTTCACATAAGCATAAGCATCCTAACAGCGATAGTGTTTGTTCTTGTTGATTTATTTATATACCCCGCCCTTTATTCTTTATTGCTTTATTTTGTGATTTTTAATCTTCATGATATTTGCTGCCCAATTAGAATTTTTAGCCCCCGCCCAAGTTTTGATTAAATTTAGAATTTTATTCAACGCACGGTGTATGGGTTTTTTGATATAATTTAAATTCTATTTTTAATCAATCTATGTTTTAAATTTCATTTTGCGTGCGTTGAGACGGTTAAAAATTTAAATAAAATTTAGGGTGGGTGTTATAATTACAGAAAAAGCAAAAAAGAAATATAATGTTATAGTATAAAATTAGATTATAAATTTAGAGGGTGGGCATATGTAATAAAATTTTATGCAGCATTATGCCTTGATGATAATACGGATTTTAATAATATTATAATTATAAAAGTAATAATACTTATTAAAACTATAGTAGCTCCGGGTTTAAGACCTTGATAATAAGAAATAAATATTCCTAATATTGTAAAAAATAGATTGAATATCACAGCAAAAATGATAGTTTTTTTATAACTGTTAGCAACCTGCATAGAACATGCAACAGGTACTACCATCATTGATGACACTATTAAAGCTCCTACAGCCCTTGCTGATATTGATACAGTAACAGCAGTTAATATTGTGAAAATAAAATTAATCCTATTTACAGGTACTCCTGAAAGTTTTGCCAATCTCTCATTGAAAGTTATATAAAAAATTTCTTTGTATAAGAAAATGAAAATTAGTATTGATATAGAGCTTATTAATATTACTAATTTCAATTCAAAATCACTTATAGCAACAATACTTCCAAATAAGAAACTGTTAAAGTTTGAATTGTTAGCTACAAATCCGGAAAGAAGCCCTGCCACTCCTATAGACAAAGACATTATTATAGATATAGACATCTCACCGTATTTAGCTATTTTCTTTCTTATAAACTCTATTGATAATGCAGAGAGTATGCAGAATATGATTGAAGCTACTATTGGATTTATATTAAAAACTAATCCGAATGTAACCCCAGCAAGTGAAGTATGTGATATAGCATCTCCTATCATAGAAAGCCTTTTTAATACAACGACCACTCCTATGCAAGGTATTATTACGGCAAGCATAATACCTACTAGGAAAGCTTTACGCATAAAATCATATTCAAATATTTCCATAGGATTTTCCCATATAATCACTAAAAAGTATATTATTATCTTATCTGCTTTATAAGTTTACAAATAAGTTCAGCCTCATTTTTTTGCAAAGTAGGATATATAGGCAATGATATACTTTTCAAATATGCATTCTCAGTATTAGGATAATTTTCATTAGGTAAATTGAGATACTGATGCAAAGGCTTGAATATAGGTCTTGCCGCTTCTACATTATGTCTTTCAAACATTTTTATAGCATCATATATATTCATGCTTCCATTTAGCATGCATACATATCTATAATATGAAGGACTTTCACTGTCATGAGTGGATAATTTCATCAAATTACTTTCAAGTATTGCATTATCATAAAATGAAGCTATATCTCCTCTTACTTCAACCATTCTTTCAAGATGTTTAAGTTCTTCTATTCCTATTGAAGCCTGAAGATCTGTTGCACAATAATTGAATCTTCTAATAAAATTTTCTTTTTTATCATAATGAATAATATCTCTTATAGCATCCATTCCTTTTTTCTTTGTAAGTATCATTCCACCTGCACCACCTGAAGTAATCATTCTAGTTGCAGAAAGAGAAAAGTATGCAAAATCTCCGAAGCTTCCAAGCAAAGTATCTCTATATTTTCCGCCCAAACTATGAGATGCATCCTCTATAATAGGCACTTTTATATCAGCAAGCTCATCTATTAATGCACAATTTCCAAACATATGAGAAACTATAATTGCTTTAGTTTTTTCATTTATTGCTTCTATGACATTATCCATAGATATTTGAAAGCTATCTTCGTCTATGTCTATTAAAACAGGAGTAGCTTTTAAACTTGTAACTACTTGAAGAGGGGAGGCATTAAGAAAAGATGACATTATAACTTCATCCCCTTCACCGACTTTTAAATGTCTTAATATAAGCTCTAATGCAGCAGTTCCGCTATTGACAAATATTGCTGTAAAACCTTTTCCAAAATAACTTGCAAAGTTTCTTTCAAATTCCTGTATAACATCGCCTGTAGCAAGATTATCGCTAATCATTACTCTTAAAGCGGATTCTAAATCTTTTTTTCTTATAGTAGGTCTGGA encodes:
- a CDS encoding metal ABC transporter ATP-binding protein — encoded protein: MSKIIEFKNVHFGYTSEDILKCISFDVNKGDFVSIIGSNGAGKSTILKLILGEISQFRGSIKLYEEDINKFKDWKRIGYLEQNAYSKIMNFPATVYEIVMSNNFADIGLFKFPNKTHRMKVINALELLGMEKYKNRMISKLSGGQIQRVFLARTLISEPDLLVLDEPTNGVDRETIDLIYKILQDLNKEKKVTIIMVTHDVEKMSNISNRVFCFEEGSLVELEKKQIYDELSHKHKHPNSDSVCSC
- a CDS encoding metal ABC transporter permease, yielding MEIFEYDFMRKAFLVGIMLAVIIPCIGVVVVLKRLSMIGDAISHTSLAGVTFGLVFNINPIVASIIFCILSALSIEFIRKKIAKYGEMSISIIMSLSIGVAGLLSGFVANNSNFNSFLFGSIVAISDFELKLVILISSISILIFIFLYKEIFYITFNERLAKLSGVPVNRINFIFTILTAVTVSISARAVGALIVSSMMVVPVACSMQVANSYKKTIIFAVIFNLFFTILGIFISYYQGLKPGATIVLISIITFIIIILLKSVLSSRHNAA
- a CDS encoding DegT/DnrJ/EryC1/StrS family aminotransferase encodes the protein MIRHSRPTIRKKDLESALRVMISDNLATGDVIQEFERNFASYFGKGFTAIFVNSGTAALELILRHLKVGEGDEVIMSSFLNASPLQVVTSLKATPVLIDIDEDSFQISMDNVIEAINEKTKAIIVSHMFGNCALIDELADIKVPIIEDASHSLGGKYRDTLLGSFGDFAYFSLSATRMITSGGAGGMILTKKKGMDAIRDIIHYDKKENFIRRFNYCATDLQASIGIEELKHLERMVEVRGDIASFYDNAILESNLMKLSTHDSESPSYYRYVCMLNGSMNIYDAIKMFERHNVEAARPIFKPLHQYLNLPNENYPNTENAYLKSISLPIYPTLQKNEAELICKLIKQIR